In the Natronoglycomyces albus genome, CGGCGGTCATCTCGTCGGCTTCATCCCCCCGGATGGAGCTGGAGATGCTGACTGTCTCCCCGTCGAAGGAGCCGTAGTCAGCATAGGTGTCGCAGTCCGCGGCCCAGTCTGGCAGTTCTTCGCCGGGCTCTTCGTCGGGCGCGCCGCAAGCGGTTGCAGCCAACGCTATCGCTGCGGCAGAAGCGGTAACGCACAAGAAACGTTTAGGCAATCTTCTATCCTTTTTCATCCTATGGAGGGGTGTCAATAGTCACAAAAAGTTTGGTATACCGTGCGCCTGATTGTCAAGCGAACTGCAAAGTTTTCCAATCTGTGAAAATTGTTTCGAAACGGTAACGATGGAAGTGGACCCTTTGTTCGTTGACGGGCCCATTAGTCCCGAATACGCTTTCTTACCGAAACCAGAAAACTCAGGCAGCGCGAAAAATCTGATCTGGAGCCATACGGCACGCGCGTATAGATCCGCTCCTCTCCCACTCTTCGCGGCTGCCACCAGCCATATAAGGAATCAATCATGAAAGTCGAACTCAATCACACTGTCATTGTCTGCCGCGACAAATACGCATCGGCGCGCTTTTGGGCCGACATTCTTCAACTCCACATTCACGGAGAATTTGGCCCGTTCGTGCAAGTGAGGACGACTAACTCCGTCGACCTGGACTTCCTCACCGTCACCGAGGGTGAGGACATCACCAGTCAGCACTATGCCTTTTTGGTCGCAGATGAGGTCTTCGATCAAGGATTCGCCCGCATCAAGGCACTGGGGCTGCAATTCCAAGCCGACCCGCACGGCAAGCAAATAGGTGAGATCTACCAATACGAAGGCGGCCGCGGCGTCTACTTCTCAGACCCCAACGGCCATTTCCTCGAAATGTTCACGCGCACCCCCGGCTACGGGCGTACCGACGGCTAGAACCCCGTAACCGTCCCCAG is a window encoding:
- a CDS encoding VOC family protein, which produces MKVELNHTVIVCRDKYASARFWADILQLHIHGEFGPFVQVRTTNSVDLDFLTVTEGEDITSQHYAFLVADEVFDQGFARIKALGLQFQADPHGKQIGEIYQYEGGRGVYFSDPNGHFLEMFTRTPGYGRTDG